CAGCGACACCACAACTGCGCACGAGTGCTGCAGGAGCTGGACACGCCCACCCAGCCTGATGAGACCCGAGAACCCACAGGTGAGAGGAACTGAGGGGGTGTACCGGGCTACCACACTGCCCGGCCCAGTTCTGTTTGTACATCTATCGTGTCAATCACTATCCATGGTCTATCTTATCGGTCACATAACTATCATGCCAATTACCTACCTGTCAGTCATCTCGCACCTATATCATTTATCATGTCTATATCATACCTGTTTATATCTGTGTTATATCTGATTACTTATTTATCCATACATTTATACATCTATATGCAGAGacgtttcatgtagcccagggtagctttGAAACTGAAACATGCCAAGGACCTGCCTTAGCAGAGTCTTCTGGAGTTTCTCAAGATTCGGAGTTGCACGTGCATAGAGCTGAGCTGGAGGTGGAGGCTGTAGAGGTGGCTgtgcatccccagagctctgaggcCACCGAGAACTCAGACTACAGCAGCGATGCTTCGTTTGTCACTGCAGTGGAGGACTCTCTGCAGCCCGGGCGCCCTGGGGGGGCATTGGAGCTAGTGGCTGGCTTGTGGGTAACCCGTGGGGCTGTGTCAGCTGGGAAGGGAGCACCCAACTGCCAGCCGCAGGTCCTGACATTGACTGCAAGGGACACGGACAAACCCGTACTGCCTGGTGATGGGGATCTGGGGGCTTTGCACCCCCACAGTTCGGTGCCCCCCATGTCGGATCTGCAGCTCCTCCAGGCCCTGCGGGCGCTGGGCTATAGCCCTGGACCCGTCACACCTTTCACCAGAGGACACTATCTACGGCGGCTGCAGGAAGCCCAGGCTAGCCGTGGTGAGTCCTTAGGTGGTGGTATTCAGAGTCTGGCTACACTCCAGGAATCCTGCCTTGGCTGTTAGATAAACCACCCTCACCAGCTTTTGTCCTCCACCCTGAATCCGTTTCCCCTCCCCAGCTGATGTAGGGCATAGCCAAGAACTGGCGGAGGCACTAAGGACAGGCACCATCCCTGACTGCCAGGTGGATGAGGAAGCCCTGGCTCAGTGCTTTCAGCGGCTGGATCCCTTGAAGAAGTGGCGGGAAGGCATTACAAAGTCTAGTTTTACGTATCTACTTCTCGACCCCAGGTATGGTGACAGAAAAGCCAGGGGCTGAAATTAGAGGATGACTGTGCAGAGCAAAACTCCGCTCTGCAAGTTCCTTTCTGGTTGGGTAGGGGAAGGGCTACCCCTTGCTGAtagtttctgcctccatctcaTGGTTTATAAGATCAGACTGTGATCTCAGGTCAGGGTTGTAACATcaaactcaaaacaacaaaacaaaaaacccccaacaaACAGTAGGAATTTGCTCTTGATTCACTGTGTGTACCTAGGGAAGGGATTAGTCTTCTCTGTTTGCCACCTCCTTTAGAAATGGTGTctggggccgggcagtggtggcgcatgcctttaatcccagcacttgggaggcagaggcaggcagatttctgagttcgaggccagcctggtgtctgGGGTCAGTTCTAGCTGTGAGTACCCATTTTATGGTGTCCTGGAAGTGGGTACAGTGGCCATTCTCCCTGTCTGCCATCATCACCCCTCCTTTTCACACTGTATGTTCTGTGCATGtgactgtgtgcatgtgctcacacactgTGGTgctcatgtagaggtcagaggacagctcgtGGAAGTCTGTTCTCTTCTGTCATGTGGGTCCCACATGGGCTACTCTGTACCCCAGGCTGACGAAGGACCTGCCGGCCCGAGCCTCTTCCCTCACACTGGCTGAGTGTCTGCAATGTTTCGTGAGAGCCATCTTCTATGTGGGCAAGGGAACCCGAGCCCGACCAGATGCCCACCTCTGGGAAGCCTTTGGCTACCATGACCAGCCAAGGAAACAGGTGGGGCATGAGAGACAGGGTTGGGGTGCATCAGCCACCCTTCAGGCCTGGGAGGAAGATAGCTTAGGATCCCAGCTGATCCTCTACTATCCCCCAGGTCTGTCCCAAGGTTCGCCGGATCTTAGACATCTGGGCTAGTGGCCGGGGCATCATCTCTCTGCACTGCTTCCAGCATGTGGTGGCCATGGAAGCGTACACTCGGGAAGCCTGTCTGTTGGATGCCCTAGGTAGGGGTCTGGCTTGTAGAGGTCACATGAAAGGTATCCGAGCTATGAATCCCTTTGCTCTCTCCCTCGCTGTCCACTCATGAACTCATTCACATGTACAGTTACCAAGTACCAAATGTGCTGTTGGATTGGGTGGGGCGGAGGTCACTCCTGTTACCTCACCTCTTTTGACCAGGTCTCCAGACACTGACCAACCAGAAACAAGGGCACTACTATGGAGTGGTTGCCCATTGGCCACCCTCTCGGCGTCGGCGTTTGGGGGTGCACCTGCTACAGCGTgctctgctggtcttcctggctgagggggagagagagctgAGGCCTCAGGACATTCAGGCTCGAGGCTGAATGCTGAGGATGTGACATGAATCCTGAGCCATCAAGGTGTCTGAGCATCTGGCTGGTTCCTAACTGTTCCCAGCTCTAGCTTCAGAGGACagtgtgttttcttgtgtgtgtgtgtgtgtgtgtgtgtgtgtgtgtgtgtgtgtgtgtgtgtgtgtatgtgtgtatgtgtgtgtgcgtgcgcgcgtgtgtgtgcgtgtatgtgtgtgtttttaaatatgtGACAGTATTTCTTAATCAAGCTGAGTGAACATTGGGATACATGGTGCTTCTGGAAGAGTAGTGAGCTCCCCATCACGGGAGGAAAACAAGCCAAGGAGCAGAAGCTATTCTGGAgcaccacctttaatcccagcattcaggaggcaatagcagacagagctctgtgagttcaaggacagcctggtttatagaaaTGAGTTCCAGTGCAGCCaggggatatacagagaaaccatgtcccccaaaacaaaccaaaaaacaacaacaaagccaagaTGGTACTCTGGAATGCTACTTTGTCTCCATGTCTCATCTTCTGATGCAAGGAAGAGCTCAAGAGAGATAATCCAGGTGCACTGGTAGTGATGGTTCATCATCCCTGcctttgggaagctgaggcaggaggattgctagttggaggccagcctgggcacctCAGAATGGGAATTGACATTTATGTTAGTGGTGACAGTCCTTTTCCCCATGGCTATCCATACTCCAGACAGCCTGGGATCCCCACTGTGCTCCTAGGAGCGCATCTTAGATCAAACAGCACTGAAGAGTTCCAAACTGACTGTGGGGAAGTGGTGGGAGAGTGCACACTCACATGTCGCTAGTGTCCTTGCACACCGACTGTGGTGGGAGAGTGCACACTCACATGTCGCTAGTGTCCTTGCACACTGACTGTAGTGGAAGAGTGCACACTCACATGTCGCTAGTGTCCTTGCACACCGACTGTGGTGGGAGAGTGCACACTCACATGTCGCTAAGTGTCCCTGCACACTGACTGTAGTGGAAGAGTGCACACTCACATGTCGCTAGTGTCCTTGCACACCGACTGTGGTGGGAGAGTGCACACTCACATGTCACTAGTGTCCCTGCACTGTCTTTTGAAAGATGAATCATTTAATATAGTGTAAGTAGTGCATTAATCTGGCagctgtatttctttaccttCTGTAGTCCCCAGTTACCACACAACGTTATTTCAAGCCATAATTCACTGCTGGGCAGATAGGTGATCACTAATAACCCTGTACTACTCTGGTTATCACCCAAGCATGGGTCCCCTGATACTTGCATATTATTATTGAACTGGCTCTTTCAGcttcaggtgattttttttttttggtttggttttgtttttaatttatttattatgtatatacaaTGCTCTATCTCCATGTACCAGAagcaggcatcagatcccattacagatggttgtgagtcaccatgtagttgctgggaattgaactcaggacctctggaagaggtcaagagtcagtcctcttaacttctgagccatctctccagccccagatgttTTTCCCATGGTGTGTCTTCTTAGACTCTTCCTTACTGATCTGAGCCTCCCCTTCCCCTGCAACCCCTGTTCTATTCTCTCTTCTACCCAGCCTCTGGatgatcagcatttattgacaagacAGAATGAGtgctaagaattgttttcacgctgggcgtggtggcgcacgcctttaatcccagcactcgggaggcagaggcaggtggatttctgagttcgaggccagcctggtctatagagtgagttccaggacagccagggctatacagagaagccctgtctcgaaaaaccaaaaaaaaaaaaaaaaaaagaattgttttcacaAACGTCAGGAGATTCTTAGCCTAACCATTACAATGCTATGTCAGGATTGAAGCAAGATATGAGGTCATTTGAATAATTATACAGTCCCTAAAGTCTCGACACATGCTCTCCCTTGACCTTCAAGGAAATGCTCATCAGGATCTGTAGCCACACTGGCAAGTCCTACTTGCTGTCTACCCTTCAGTCCCACCCAGGAGGATGCCTAGGATGGTCTGTCACGCTCATAAGGTATTCCCTCACTCAGTCAATGCCTACAAGATGATCAGAACTTCTTAACCTTGGCTCTGCTGACACTTGGGGTTGGGTCATTACTATGAGGGCATCATCTGTGTTGTAGGGTGCTGGGCAGCCTTGTTGGGTCCCTACATCCTCCACAGGATGCCAGGGAAGCTCTGCCCTCACCTAGAAGGCTGCCCACTTGTCTTGGGCCACACCTACCTGGAAGCCCCACTGAGAAAGAACAGTCCCTCTCCAAAGTGCCTAGATGCTTAGGCAAAGGCTAGATGCCACGCCCACAGGAAACATACTCATCCAGGGCCACACCCATgcccacactcatatacacacacacacacacacacacacacacacgaaaaccaTGCTTCCTTCTACATACCACACCAAATTTAAGGCCTGCTACCCAGAGACACACAACTTTTGACCTAACAGACCCACGCCCACAGGGAGTTGGCATACCTGCCTCTACAAGGCCGTGCCCATCCAGTTGGAGTCGGGGAATCCTGGCTTGACGGGTTTTGGGTTCCACAGGAAACAGCAGCCCGGGTTTTGGGTTCCACAGAAACAGCAGCCCTGGACAAATAAGCTTTGAGCGGGGGAGGTGCAGAGACAAGCTGGGGTGGGGACTGTGGGGTCAGGAGCACTGCATGGCTGCCCACGGGCTGGACCACCTGCTGAGAGGGTCGCTCTAACCGGGTTAGGCTTTGAAGGCTTTGAAACTTGTGGGGCTTCCTCTCTTCATCTCAGTTGAAAGAGTGGAAGAAAGAGaaacctgcaaaaaaaaaaaaaaaaggctgattaCAAGTAGCTTTCAGATCTGGGACTAGGCAAAATGGGAAATTTAATTTCAAGTGCTGTAAAGGAAATGGCAAGGGACAaaaggatagattttttttttcaaggcaccAGTAAAATATTGCAGTTGATGCCACTGGGATAGCTCCAACTTTGTGCCCAGAAgggattttctgttttctttttcttcctatatTCTCTCCTTTTAAATGGCTAAGTGGTTGGAAAAGCTGCAGGTGGAAATGGAGAGAcctgagaaacaaaaaaaatggctgaaatgggaaaacaaaagggggtcactctctccctcttaaaGGGTCGCAGAGTTGGCTGTGCAACTGGAGAGGCTGGGGACAGAGGGAACATCCTGGTTActgagcaagagagagcgaatTTCCTgctggagaaaagagagaaagcaacTCTTCCAGGTGACAATCTGATGAAACAGCCTATTTCCAGAGAAAGGGGTAATGTCGAAACAACTGAGCCAccagagtggaaggagaggtgGACCAGGGTTATGAGATTAACACCATCTACTTTGCCAGTAATCATAAAGCATATGCCTGCTAATGGTGTGGAATGAGGTTATGATGAGATAGGATGGTCCTATAGAAATGGTAGATCTAAGGCGGGTTTAAAGAGGCCATGTTTCATATGGGATGCACTTGCCTTATGTGAAACAAATTCTAAATAACTGGGCTACTCAAAATAGAATTATTCCCCAAGACTGGAAGCGATTGATAACAGCTATACTAGAGACTGGTCCACAGTTGCAAAATGTAGAACTAAAAATGCATATGTTCTACATGGATGTGCTAATAACAGTTGGAAGCCTGCAAATGTTTTGTGTTGGGATGCAGACTTATTTATAACCCCACAGGAAATGAGAAGATGTGAATACtatcaaaacagataaagatTAGAACTGAGCAGGAAGTGACTCTTTAAAACCTTGGCCACTGACATGAAAAGTGTTTTATTCATGGAAAATGTCTCTGTTTATAATTTCTCACTACATGTAGCATGACTAATGGCTTAAAACAGAAGGAGAAAATGTAGTGACAATTTggggattttggtttctttaaaaatactcaTTCCCAATACCTGTATTAATATTCAATATCTGCACTTATCCCCAATACCTGTATCTATACCTATTACCAGAACCTTCCCAGCACCTGAACAATTCCCAACATCTGAACATATATTCAGTGCTGGTACTCATGCACTTCTGTAGAACACAAGTTTTCTTCCCAACCCCAGGGTCTCTAAACAATGACTCTGACATTACTACACCTTGCTCTCTTTGAGAGCCGTTTCTTGCCCTGTCTGCCTCTCTTCTAGAATCATTTACTGCTTATTGGATGTTctgccttctatttcctgcctcagtgaCATGCCAATAAATTTTAATTGGCAGGTTTTGCATCCACACAATACATGctgtataaaatatttaatctcaatttgggcttctaccctgcctttgatcatttagttccTGTATAAAActcacacacaacctttatatttataataagccttaatcagcacaagagCCGGGCAGATGTCTGTCATCTATGTGATTATGTCTATTTCCCAGCCAATAAGCCCATTAAATAATTTGTCAAcgcttcatctgggctgctcttaactccaatgaTTCAAAGCACATGGCCATCATTTTAGGATTCTTACCCCACAGCATCTTCTCTCTTCACCATTTTCCCCCTCCTTGTGGCTCTCCAACCCCATTTAGAGTTCTGTACCTAAATCATTTTTTTATCATAGCCTTTATTACCAACCTAATAACACCTTTTTATACctaaaaacattttctcaaaCTTTAAACAATTTAATCTTAATTGTGAGACTGTAACTATCTAGTCTATCAGAGACTTGAGAAGGAATATTACCTGACTATGAAGTGCTagcaagcagcttccaaaactaCAGACTGAGTTTTATAATGACACAGTTGGCTGCCTAGACAGTCCCCTAAAAGTTCTCTACAACAATGGAGCCAGAACATCTGACAGACTTTAATGGGAAACAGGAATTATACAGGTGTTTGTCCCTGCAAAGCTCAGGAGTTGTCTTCCCTAGGGATCCATGTTTGTCCCTTTTGGACAGCATTCTGTCTGCAACTGAAGCAAGGGCAGTTCCTGCCCAGTGGTAGCTTGCCACATTTGAAGAAAACTCCACAGGGAGATTCTCTGGtgctcatcatcttctttgaagtcGAATGTGGGTGCTGTCAGGAGCTGATAGGTCTCATGGTCAAAAAAAAtcgttaaaataataaaacattaaatatcaTAATCTATAGGTCTCTGAGGATTTTGaaactatctatttatctgtcgcCCTTCTGTTCACccgtctatctatctgtctgtctgtctgtctgcctgcctgcctgcctgtctgtctgtctatatagcACGCCTGATCTGAATAGGCAAactacttgtttttttgtttgtttgtttgtttgtttgttttttgtttgttttttagctatTTTCTATCTGTTCAACCTAAAAGCATATTTTGTGATAAAATAATCTAGTATCTAATATGGCTATGAGTTTGATTATTATCTTGTATTACTTAATTATCTTAAACAGTTTGTAATTGTAGctttaaaaagaaccaaaacTTTACATTGCACTTTTAAATGAGTTGCACAGGTCCCATACCTTATCCAAGAGTTGAAACATACATACAATATGTTGTAACACAAATAACCTTTGTTTTATATCAAATAAGGTCTATACCAATGTAAGATAATTGGCTATAAAGTTTTCTTTGCTTTAAGAGTAGATTAAATAATCTACCCCTTTTTCCTATTATTCCTATATACTCCCCTCTTTTCAACCTTTCTCCCCCTATATAAAACACAAAGACGGatatagaaaagaaaagtaaagagagaAATCTCTGAGTCTAACTTTCTGTATCTTTTCTCCCTGATCAAGACAACCAACCCTGCTAAATAACAACAATCACCCATAATGCATAAAACAGTGACAAAGCCATCCATGCTGCCTTTGGGAAATGGGATGCTGTTCACTTCAAATTGCTACCTGCTCATTTTGGACATAGTTTTGCTTCTGGGGGCCCAAAGGAAATTGGGAAAATGGTTAAGTCTTAGTAAAGCCAGCTGCAACATTTGTTGTCCAGTCATGTGCTGTGAAAATGCAGGCTTAAGTCAAGTGCTGATTAGAACAGTCTGAGGCCGGACCAGGTGAGCTAGCTGCTCTGAAGTTGTCCTAGAAGCAAGTTTTGATAAAACAACAATCAAGGCAGCTGCAAGACTGGGTCATCTGGGCTACTTGTCTTGCTTTCATTGCTGTCTGGTGCTTTTGCACTAATAACACAGTCTCACAATTAATATACATTTCTGCATTAACATGTATAGCTTGTTCTGTATACACAAATCAGTTAAAGGTGATTCTCTGCTCAAAGAGCGGTGACATCTGTATAACCAAACTACAGTACAAATctccatgtaaaaaaaaaaatgacacatagggctggaatgatggctcagtggttaagagcactggctgcccgtccagagtttaattcctagcagtcacatggtggctcacaaccatctcataatgaaatctgatgctcccttctgatccaggtatacatgcagatatacattaaataaataaaactttgaaaagaaaagatgaCATGTAATAAGCAACGTGGACTTTGTAGCCAATAAGATTTGTTGGCTATGTTTCATGTAGAGGGATCAGTACATGTATTCCTACCTTTTTGGTCttgctaatttctttctttctgtctgtagcCAAGGTCTTCAGAGGGTCTCCCCTTATCATATCTGATTTTTATCAGCTTGGACAGAATCCACAGTTTTTCTTCTCCTGTAGAAACATATACAAAGACTCTCCCTGAGCATAGTACATTTCCTTCCCTCCATTTGGAAGTAAAGACATCCTTAGTGTACACAGGATGCTTTAGTTCAGCAGTTTCCAAAGCCAGTGTCTCTCAGCAGCTGTTGTTTATTGTTCATTAGCATCCAAGGAATTTAaagtctataaagaattgtgtaaTCAATCTCTGGGGGTCTTTGTTACCCCTTTCTGTTTGTCAAGCATCTCTTTTAAGGCATGATTGGCTCTTTCTACAACTGGTTGTCCTGTAGGATTGTGGGGGTACACTCCTAATAGgctttatattataatatgcaaAAATTGTTCCATTTTACTAGAGACAAAAGCTAGAGCATTGTCAGTCCTAATTTGTATAGGTAGCCACATACTTACCGTAACGTCCACTAAATGCATAATTACAGATTCAGCTTTTTCAGAGCTTATAGCAGAAGCCATTGAAATCCTGAATATGTGTCTGTAATACggtgtacatattttaatttaccAATCTCTGTAAAATGAAACATATGCATTTGCCAAATTTCATTTCTTCAAGTACTCTTCGGGTTACTTCCTTCAGGTCATAGAGTTTGGTTTATAAAGAACAAGTACAACATTCCCTTACTTGGCTTGTTGCCAAGTGAAAGAAAACACTTTATTTAACCTTTGCTTTTAAGATGATGAAATTCTGAAGCACATTTCCTATCAATGAGATATTGATCAATAGCTTATCAATTTCATTATTATCTTGTGCTCCGGGGCCGTCAGACCCTATAGGGATCTGATATGTTGGATGATTTCTATTTCTGATTATTTGTTGTAGCTGAATAAACTGTGAAGTTGATTCTGAATCATCCTGAATAAGTTCAGCAGTTTCTATCTGCAAAACAACTCTTCCTGCATAATGTGTGTCAGTCATTATATTAAGAGATTCTAGAAAAATCTAATAACACCATAAAATTGCATATAATTCTGATATTTGAACTTAATCATAAAGACTCTCAACCACATTATTTTTTATGACTTAATACCCTACCTTTCCTGATTTATTTGCATCAGTGTTAAACATAGGGACTTCAGAAATTGGTGTCCCCTTTAATATATGAGGGAGAATCCAATTGGTTCTTTTTATAAACTGAAGTCTGCTgggctgtgggtgtaggggaagggtGGGGTAGAGAGCCTgcgtccagccagagttcctgtgctttGGGCAGGTGGATGCGGGAGGACTGCCAGATGCTTTGCACGctgccctgggtgggcatctggatgagtgaagccactgaccccacacggcgGGGTGGGGGATGGTGGAAAGGGGGCAGCTcctggtaccaggttctcagtctccagcatcccacaCACTGGATATGGAGGAGGAGCTAAGAACAGAATACCCCCCCCAGGGGGCAGCACTAGGCCCCAGAGATAATTGGAGAgagaaggcagggggaaagaggagggCGCTGGGTTGTTCCCACGCAGGCGAGTGTCTTTAGTCCAGGCCTTGATGGTtagagacagtctgtggttttagagatttattatagaaaggcaggggggaaagagagaagagagagagaggccatggccaagaggagagaaggggaagggaaagagagaaagagagagagagtaagaaaggtgaaggcttagagagagagcttagagagtaagagagcttagagagagagtaaggaaagtaaaagcttaagagagcaaggtggggccaagcagcccctcttatagtgggtttgctatcttgttgttgctaggtaactgtggggaggagtctagccagaaagccataagcttgggacattgtctacatgactgctagccacatgcctctcttgtgggggctgtgggggtggtaactttgacaggagccatgcatccaggagacatgagggaacgccttccatcccatgtagacGGAAATTACCACCACCAGGTCCTACTGGGGTTCAAGACGTCAGCTCAATTGGAGactaggctgtctgtgcatagtccATTGCCCCACAGAAATCAGTTGGTTTGgaggttgtgatggtttgtatatgcttagcctagggagtggcactatttggaggtgtggctttgttagagtaggtgtgtcaccatgcacatgggctttaagaccctagtccTAACTCtctggaagccaatattctgctagcaaccttcagacaaagatgtagaactctcagcttctcttgcACTTTGCCTGCTTGTTCCcaccttgaggataatggactgaacctctgaacctgtaagacagccccaaataaaagttgtccttataagagttgccttggtcatggtgtctattcacagcagtaaactcTAAGAAAGAAGTTGGTGCCAGGGACTGAGGTACTGCTGTGATAAGCCTGGCTATGCTTTTGTTTGGCAGAATGTGAATTTTTGAAGACAGTGGAATCCTTAAAGTGGAGCTTAATGGGTTATCCTAGTAGgagtatggaagactttgttgctgagagtgctTTGAACcatgcagacctggcccaagaggtttcagtggaaaagaatttcagtatgtagcATAGAGactatttttgtggtattttggtgaggAATGTGACTGCTTTTTGCCATTAGccaaagagtctgcctgaggctaaggttagagatttagattaattgttttgaaaaaggaagtctcaaaatagCCTGGTGtaaattctgttgtgtggttACTAAAGTTCACTCTTATAAGgagcattttaatgaaaaggagcaagctgagaaaggaaagataCAAAATctagtgaaagatcctgacataatgtaaaaggtcacagaagccctgaaattggcaaaatagatttcattgttagcagaactagcttcactgatttagaagaatagaggtgcacaatgctctggtttaagtattaaaggggcaccaggaagtagaatggagctgaatcctgtgatctaggagataacagattgaAGGAGTGGGACTTTGTGGCAAGATCAAACACAGCTAAATTTACATCCAGGCGGGGtgattcacacctttaatcttaggagATAAACCAAGCagatctcaaggccagcctgggattgagcaagttcta
The Mus musculus strain C57BL/6J chromosome 8, GRCm38.p6 C57BL/6J genome window above contains:
- the Ankle1 gene encoding ankyrin repeat and LEM domain-containing protein 1 isoform 1 (isoform 1 is encoded by transcript variant 1); the protein is MADTACLALRLLAALREEEARAVEELLRLGADPNLVLDDGAAAVHLAARASHPRALHCLRMLLRWGADPNARSAEGLTPVHVAAAWGCCGALELLLSRGGDPTLRDQDGLRPLDWALQQRHHNCARVLQELDTPTQPDETREPTETFHVAQGSFETETCQGPALAESSGVSQDSELHVHRAELEVEAVEVAVHPQSSEATENSDYSSDASFVTAVEDSLQPGRPGGALELVAGLWVTRGAVSAGKGAPNCQPQVLTLTARDTDKPVLPGDGDLGALHPHSSVPPMSDLQLLQALRALGYSPGPVTPFTRGHYLRRLQEAQASRADVGHSQELAEALRTGTIPDCQVDEEALAQCFQRLDPLKKWREGITKSSFTYLLLDPRLTKDLPARASSLTLAECLQCFVRAIFYVGKGTRARPDAHLWEAFGYHDQPRKQVCPKVRRILDIWASGRGIISLHCFQHVVAMEAYTREACLLDALGLQTLTNQKQGHYYGVVAHWPPSRRRRLGVHLLQRALLVFLAEGERELRPQDIQARG
- the Ankle1 gene encoding ankyrin repeat and LEM domain-containing protein 1 isoform X1, producing the protein MADTACLALRLLAALREEEARAVEELLRLGADPNLVLDDGAAAVHLAARASHPRALHCLRMLLRWGADPNARSAEGLTPVHVAAAWGCCGALELLLSRGGDPTLRDQDGLRPLDWALQQRHHNCARVLQELDTPTQPDETREPTESSGVSQDSELHVHRAELEVEAVEVAVHPQSSEATENSDYSSDASFVTAVEDSLQPGRPGGALELVAGLWVTRGAVSAGKGAPNCQPQVLTLTARDTDKPVLPGDGDLGALHPHSSVPPMSDLQLLQALRALGYSPGPVTPFTRGHYLRRLQEAQASRADVGHSQELAEALRTGTIPDCQVDEEALAQCFQRLDPLKKWREGITKSSFTYLLLDPRLTKDLPARASSLTLAECLQCFVRAIFYVGKGTRARPDAHLWEAFGYHDQPRKQVCPKVRRILDIWASGRGIISLHCFQHVVAMEAYTREACLLDALGLQTLTNQKQGHYYGVVAHWPPSRRRRLGVHLLQRALLVFLAEGERELRPQDIQARG
- the Ankle1 gene encoding ankyrin repeat and LEM domain-containing protein 1 isoform 2 (isoform 2 is encoded by transcript variant 2), with amino-acid sequence MADTACLALRLLAALREEEARAVEELLRLGADPNLVLDDGAAAVHLAARASHPRALHCLRMLLRWGADPNARSAEGLTPVHVAAAWGCCGALELLLSRGGDPTLRDQDGLRPLDWALQQRHHNCARVLQELDTPTQPDETREPTAESSGVSQDSELHVHRAELEVEAVEVAVHPQSSEATENSDYSSDASFVTAVEDSLQPGRPGGALELVAGLWVTRGAVSAGKGAPNCQPQVLTLTARDTDKPVLPGDGDLGALHPHSSVPPMSDLQLLQALRALGYSPGPVTPFTRGHYLRRLQEAQASRADVGHSQELAEALRTGTIPDCQVDEEALAQCFQRLDPLKKWREGITKSSFTYLLLDPRLTKDLPARASSLTLAECLQCFVRAIFYVGKGTRARPDAHLWEAFGYHDQPRKQVCPKVRRILDIWASGRGIISLHCFQHVVAMEAYTREACLLDALGLQTLTNQKQGHYYGVVAHWPPSRRRRLGVHLLQRALLVFLAEGERELRPQDIQARG
- the Ankle1 gene encoding ankyrin repeat and LEM domain-containing protein 1 isoform X2; the protein is MSDLQLLQALRALGYSPGPVTPFTRGHYLRRLQEAQASRADVGHSQELAEALRTGTIPDCQVDEEALAQCFQRLDPLKKWREGITKSSFTYLLLDPRLTKDLPARASSLTLAECLQCFVRAIFYVGKGTRARPDAHLWEAFGYHDQPRKQVCPKVRRILDIWASGRGIISLHCFQHVVAMEAYTREACLLDALGLQTLTNQKQGHYYGVVAHWPPSRRRRLGVHLLQRALLVFLAEGERELRPQDIQARG